The Glycine max cultivar Williams 82 chromosome 12, Glycine_max_v4.0, whole genome shotgun sequence genome window below encodes:
- the LOC100785990 gene encoding ADP,ATP carrier protein 3, mitochondrial → MADGLHSQHPSVVQKLSGQSYLVSRLAPNHSRNCSTTGSYFNGGLQSSGLVPVTAHAPAEKGVSGFLLDFLMGGVSAAVSKTAAAPIERVKLLIQNQDEMIKSGRLSEPYKGIGDCFTRTMKDEGVIALWRGNTANVIRYFPTQALNFAFKDYFKRLFNFKKDKDGYWKWFAGNLASGGAAGASSLLFVYSLDYARTRLANDAKAAKKGGERQFNGLIDVYRKTIKSDGIAGLYRGFNISCVGIIVYRGLYFGMYDSLKPVVLVGGLQDSFFASFLLGWGITIGAGLASYPIDTVRRRMMMTSGEAVKYKSSLEAFKIIVAKEGTKSLFKGAGANILRAVAGAGVLAGYDKLQLVLFGKKYGSGGGG, encoded by the exons ATGGCAGATGGATTGCATTCGCAGCATCCATCGGTAGTTCAGAAGTTATCTGGACAGTCTTATCTTGTGTCCAGGCTTGCTCCTAATCACTCCAGAAACTGTTCTACCACTGGTAGTTACTTCAATGGAGGTTTGCAGTCTTCAGGTTTGGTTCCAGTCACGGCACACGCGCCGGCTGAGAAAGGGGTGTCTGGATTTTTGTTGGATTTCCTGATGGGCGGAGTGTCGGCGGCTGTGTCCAAGACAGCTGCGGCTCCAATCGAACGAGTTAAGTTGCTCATCCAAAACCAGGATGAAATGATCAAGAGTGGTCGGTTGTCTGAACCATACAAAGGAATTGGCGATTGTTTCACTCGAACCATGAAGGATGAAGGGGTGATTGCTCTTTGGAGAGGAAACACTGCTAATGTTATCAGATACTTCCCTACTCAG gctCTGAATTTTGCTTTTAAGGATTATTTCAAGAGGCTTTTCAACTTCAAAAAGGATAAAGATGGCTACTGGAAATGGTTTGCTGGGAATTTAGCATCTGGGGGGGCTGCTGGGGCTTCCTCCCTCTTGTTTGTCTATTCTTTGGACTATGCCCGAACACGTTTAGCAAATGATGCAAAGGCTGCAAAGAAGGGTGGTGAGAGGCAGTTCAATGGCTTGATTGATGTTTACAGGAAAACCATTAAGTCTGATGGCATTGCTGGCCTTTATCGTGGTTTCAACATCTCATGTGTTGGAATCATAGTGTACCGTGGTCTTTACTTTGGAATGTATGATTCTCTGAAACCAGTGGTCTTGGTTGGTGGATTGCAG GATAGCTTCTTTGCGAGTTTTCTCTTGGGATGGGGGATCACAATAGGTGCCGGCTTGGCCTCTTACCCCATTGATACTGTGCGTAGAAGAATGATGATGACATCTGGAGAAGCTGTAAAATACAAGAGCTCTTTGGAAGCATTCAAGATAATTGTCGCAAAAGAGGGTACTAAGTCACTCTTTAAAGGTGCCGGTGCAAACATATTACGTGCTGTTGCAGGTGCTGGAGTGCTCGCTGGTTATGATAAGCTACAGCTCGTCTTGTTCGGAAAGAAATACGGTTCTGGTGGTGGAGGTTAA